Within the Vigna angularis cultivar LongXiaoDou No.4 chromosome 10, ASM1680809v1, whole genome shotgun sequence genome, the region attaaatatacagTTTTCCCCTCTTTGATTTCCTTCTGTTCATGTGGtgtcaaacaaataaatttttatgtaatcTCATTCAATTAGTACATAATTGTGACATTATCTTTCCGACAGCAGTTGCCACCTTTGTCCGATCTCTCCTTAATTTAGACAtgaaaaaaaggtaaaaatagaGCCACTTCACAAATGATACGTTGTGCTATTTAACAGATAAGTTTTACACTAGTCCTTGACTTGAAAATGGCTAAATGAATCTACACAAAGTTAACGGAAAATTCATGTATAACAAGTTTACCTTTCTATGAATGCTTTTGTTCAATCAAACCtataaattatcataataactactattatttgatgaatgaatttatttttgtcaataattatacaaattatGTCATTagatgaaatttatatttacttatatattttgaattagttttatttttaattaatataatattttaataaattctcTCATATTGATATGTATAAAtgtgaattaaaatattaatggatGATTTGATAACAACtcaatatgaatatgaatagaataataaacatattttatgagaataaaatttaatttatagttttaatattatattaagaagtgaattttaaacctaatttaattttttaaatgatttgtaaGTTCATTAATCCAATTGACATTGAATTGATCTAAAATAACttagttatttgattaaaataacaTAGTTATCATATAAATGAGAATTGTTAAATACTGAGgctataaaaaaatactatcgTCCAATCTTGACTTCAACTTTATAACAAACCATTTGTCATTTTGTGCTTAAATCCAAACCAGTGAATTAGTCCATTAAACTAACATggggaaaaagaaaatggaaaacagGCACTGTGAGTAGCTTATAATCGAgcttttttaaattctatagTGGAAAAGAAAAACGTTTCAATCTTCTAcgtctctctcttttcttggcAAACTGGGAATCACTTTTGTGTCTTTGACCTGATCCGTCGAAGTATCTATGGTCTGTCTTATGAAGCTCTAAAATAGAAAATTCTGACTCGAGAAACGAGCTTCTACAcctaaattatgtttaattagTGACCATTAGGCAAAACTCGGCATGTTCCATTCACATAATTGACTAATACCAATAATAATTTACGCAGTTTGCTTGcagaatataattaattaaacttaagGTCGTTTTATTGACCTAACTAATCAAGACTAATTTGTTTAAGAGATTAGTTAGTCAAATGATTACTTTTATTCTTTCGGGCTTAAGACGCGGAAGACACTGATCCGTGATCACTTCACTTCACTTCACTCGTGCATGTTTctccttccttcttctttttatatGATTGCTAATCTTTTTTTCTGCTTATTTTAATGTTTCAGATAATTACAATTACAGgtaggcctttgaatctatctATCACTTCACAATTTAAAAATCGGAACCTTTGTATGCATTCAGTGGCGGGAGTACCtaatgtttatgttttttatttgcgAATGTCACAAATAATTGAGTAATAGATTAACGAGAGATTTTTACTAACAGTATATTTCATCTATTCTACAATTACTTAGTTAGTGAATCTAActcgactcatttattagtaagctgaaaaaattcgaattCAGTATGACCTATCACGGATTGATGGGTTAAACGTGTTGgctcactgactcacttaattataagtttttttaaaataaaaaaaaattataatttttttaattcaaatctaaataaatttcactctaaaatgatgttaaattcaaaataaaaaaaatatcatataatctaagcataatccaaaaacaacttatccatttataatattagagtcttgaatagataaatctataatatttttctctgttggaaacatttttttatcccCATCTacgatataattaaaaaatgttaactaataatattgaaacataaaataataaataattaagttaaattaggTGGATTGGTGAGCCAACTCGGCTCACCCTGAGTTCAACCTAGGTGAGCCAGTTtataagtgagtcgggttgaaaagtaacccgcataaaaaaattacattttttttcaaacataatTCGGCTCAAACTTGTAGTAGGTTGAGTTGGCTCGCGGGTTACAAGACATTTGACAccactattatatatatatttgacaccactattatatatattgcaTAAGAGAAGACATGTGATTGGAAACTATTCAagataaatgtaatatttaaaataaaatatgaggtGTGAAAGTTAAGCAAACTCTTTTGAGTCACTAAATTAAGTGCATTGATGAGCCAACTTAGCTCACCACGAGTTTAACCTAGGTAAGCCGGTTTTTATGTCAGTCAGGTTAAAAAGTAactcgcataaaaaaattatattttttttaaatccaactCGGCTCAAACTCGTAGTAGATCGAGTTGACTCgcaaattacaatatattttggcactactattatatatattgaataagaAAAGACATGTGATTAGAAACtattcaaaataaatgtaatatttaaaacaaaatatgaggTGTGAAAGTTAAACAAACTCTATtcagtattatttattttgagtcATTAAATAATCAGAAGGTAAACGAACGCAACCAACTTCTCAATTATGTGAATAATTTTTGTTGAAGTTgaatgtgttttctttttctctgtattttttattgttaacaatattttactCTTATGAATGTTCACACTAAAATTCTTGACTAGGGTGTTTCCGCGTGCTACATTCGTTGAAGGTATCCCTTGGATTTTTACGGAATTTTCGAACCCCTATTCTCGATAGGCTCCTCACAAAAGGACAAATGTtattatgtttgaaaatatgaatttaGTCACATAAACAACTACATGCACGTATGATCATAAACCTAATTTTGAGAACGAGAAggttattaaaaattagattttaaacttaattcaaatttacaaaatcaatttacaagttaaaatttatatttacctATATACtctaaactaattttatttctaagaCTTTCAACCATTGcaaattatgtttgttttatatataaattaatgattATGGTATGTTAACAATTTTCTTAttctatataattattttataactttttttactttttattaaatattacacTCAACTGTTTGTttaggcaaaaaaaaaaacgagtATAGCACAGGAGATAATCACGTTTTCcctaaagaaagagaaatacaTGACCCTGCTCTTGAATTCAACgatcaaaatatcataatacgaaaaaaaaattgaaaatcattgTCAGTTCAATTATCTATTTTTCCCAGCAATATACCAACTTATAACTATAAACTTGTATAGAGAACACATGGGTGCTTATTAAATGTGGagtttacaataaaaaaaagtaatataaaagaatttttggtaataaaatatatataaatatttttttattaaaattaagttgGAGCAAGTCGtccatttaaaattttattatgaaaaaaaaattcagtgtAAGAGTGCAGTAACGTATTCATGCAAATAACaatgataaaatatgtttttaacttttttgtaATGCGTGACAGTGAAAAAACTTAAACGTGTagaataaaatgtatatatgaCTAGTTATAAATAAGTTTGTCTAATGACTTATTTATTGTTGAGTCAATAGATTAATGATGAAAAATGAACTgataatttgattcaattttttttattaaatcccTTATTAAAAAGGAATTTTGAggttaatttattatcataaactTATATGTTTATAAGGTGATAGTTGTTTTTACTTATAATGTATAATTAACACTCTTATCACTTCTATATTTGTAGGTTATCTAATACCAATCCAATAAAATAGACTTTCTTATCatgttaaaaagtgaaattaaatttaacttatttttagaaAACCAATTTGTAGAATAATTTACTTAtagattataaattaatttgtatctAGTATAAAACCTGCAATTTCTTTTATGGTATAAGCAATTTAttaatctatttatatttattccatatgttataaaagtaaacatataacaataacataataaaataaacccaatagtttacaattttttttttaaattccatttAACGTGGTTAAGCAGTTGGATGTGGATTAGATGAAATTCATTCaattcttaattgatttttttaatccaaCATGTTACTCCATGAGTTAACAAGACAACATATTTTGTATTGTTCAAattcaacataataaaataaagtaaagacTACAACATAGGatgaaaaagttatatttaaatttgaaaaaaaaatgtttttattttaaaagttaattatattaaattgaataatttatataatcaagaataCTAAGAGTGATTATGATAACCATTTTCGAGACGAACAAttgtaatcattttaaaaaataattaatcctAATAATGATTAATTTAGGACAAAACATAATTAGTATAAACGAATCATGTTAGACAGTTGATAAatcaaagtttattttaaaatctataaatactaatttgaaatgaaaatatatttgattctatttaatatacataacttttaaaacaaccaactttttaataactttcacatcaaattgtcttttgtaagtaattttgaaccaaacaaaatttcaaaacaaacaataatataaacaaacatccaaaatataataaacaaattacaTCGATCCCGTAAACAAAACACTACTAATATACATTTAACTTAGAAAGTTAATTAGAGTTTTGTGAAGAATGAAATATCCTTGAATGGGGAAAGACATATATGGAAAACGACAAGGAGTGAGTGAAGGATAAGAGCAAAGTTGATAGCACTACGATACTTTTGAAGGAATTAGGTAATGCTAGGTACGTGGTGAACTCCATGTAGTTCGATTGACTTGCAAAATGACTAAGTTATCCTTTCCATAACCGCAGGTACAGTTTTGTAGCTATCTCTTTTGGAACGAGGAGTCATGTGTCAAAGAAAATGAATGGCATGTCCATCACCCAAAAAAGATGGGGGTGAAGGATATCATGAATGGGGGTGGCAAACCCCAAAAAGATACTATGATTAGAAGGAAAATGAATCACAAAGAAAAGATAACACCACTAAGTCCCACACTTCCAACAAGTTAGTACTCATCACTTTAGTGCAATCCTAAGGCCACACACACTCTTCACTCTCCATCCGCCACCTCATCATCACCTCTCCCCATTACTTCCATGCCTTCCACACTTTACTTCTTCCCCACACAAACATTACTAAataacacaaacaaaaccattACAACACTCTGACATTATATATTCCATTAACATAAATACTAATCAAATTACCATACAAAAGGGTGTCAAATATATGTTGACCGTTTCAATACAACATATTTAATCATCTTAACTGTCTTTTATTCTTACTCTCTatctttttaacattttttagaCGTTTTCTCACTTTAAAAATTCCATTTTAATCCTTCGATGAAAAAATAATCATCAGAGAGAAAggaagttaaatataaaaaaaggacAAAGTagtttagaaataaatttttatggggAGAATAAAAGCCATCGCTATTGAGTGAATAAGAgaaaaaagttaagaaaaactGCGAATATAATGAGGCCTAAATAAATTTCATGGGTGTGCTTACAATTGGGAGCTTTTGACTCATACTAGCACCATTaagaaataaatgtatattatattctttaaatttaaataacaggGTTTTATCGTATCACACTTATAATCTTATCTCACATTCTTTGTTCTGTTGTAATCTgtttgcataaaaaaattatgcaaatgCATCCTGCAACTACAATTTATCTAAGAAATATGCGAGGaactcaataatcaaataaagttaGGCAAAGATAAGATCCTGAGCTGCGGGCATATTATCAAAGGACAGAAGACATTGGCGTCAAAAAGGTTCTTTAAGAAAAGATTAGAAACAAGACATGTCCAAACAAAAAAGTATATTGGGATTCACCCACGAGTTCATATCCCCCTCTCTCAAAAGCCATATCCCATTATTGATATAAAAGCGTAGCATAGTCATAGATTCCGATACttatatttagtaaaataactatattataaaaaacaattaaaaaaagaagcaaagtcCAAATTGCTAAAGAGGATAGGTAAATAAGAGCGGAAACTAAAAGGGTCCTAAGAAAAAGCTAATTCGTAACAACAAAAGTGAAGGGATATATGGTGGATATAACTTACAAGGATATTCCTTCAACATAGCAAAAACGacaataaaatcacatatacTCAACTATCTGCATTTCCACCCCCAACTCGTTACCCTAACTAGATAATATAATTTGAGAAAGTATGCAcaaaaggagagagagagagaaggaaatAGGAGGAAccgaaaaagaaagaaaaagacaagaGAACCAAAAAGTGGAGATGGACGTTGACTCGTTAGACCTCTCTCGGGTCAACAAAAATGGACATTCCGGGTTGAGATTTGGTCCAGTCACCAACGGAACCGTCACTGTAATCTTCACCCAACCGCTTCATACACCATAAATCTTCGTCACAAGACAGCATCTTCCAGTGGGGTATACCGGACCGTAAGGGCTCGTTTGGTGATACTTCCGTGGCCACCACCCTGCAACCTTTTTCCATCGCGAGGTTGTGCGCGAACCCACAGAGGGCCTTCACCATCTTCGCTGCATCTGGGCCTTCACCTCCAAGCCCGTACATGAAGTGAAACCCGAATGGCCTGAACAAGTCTGGGATCGACGGTACCCGCAGCCACGGCAGGGCCCGGTCCACCACCCTCGTCGTCTTCGCGAGAGTGCGCTTCACGCGCGACGCGCCTCGCACCTCGAGCGTGAACACCTCCTTAGAGTTCCACACGCTCACCAAGGCCCACGACTTGGGTGGGTCCGACAGGAAAAGATCTGGCCCGGGCCATGTCTCGGAACTGTAGGACCCGCCCGGGACCGCCAGAAACGTCCCCAGACTCAGCTTGTTCTTCAGGACGGAGTCAATGTCGCGCGGGAAGAACTCCGTCGTGGCGAAACGGCGACGGTAGAGAACCTCCGCGTCGGAAGGGGAAAGGCTAATGATTGTGACCTTGGGGGACACCCTTGCTCTGTGGGCGAAAACGGGGTTGACAAGAATAGACGGGGTACGGAACTTTGAATACCCGCATTTGTCGGTGAAGAGTTTAACGGAAGCTAAATTGTCGTTTTCCGTTGCCATGTAGGAATACTCGGCACCATTATCCCTGAACCACGCCTCCATCCTGTGCACCAGCTTCAACCCTATTCCCATTCTCCTGCATCATCACAGCACaagcaaataatcaattaacatctcatcaacatatcattaACACAATCATCTATCTAATTTATTCTTACCGTTGATTGGGCGAAACGCGAAGGCCTAGTATGTAGGCGACTTTAGTGTACACCGGAACATGCTTAGTGTTATTGGCATTGTGTTTTCCGTTCCTGGATAGTCTTTTTCCGCATGTCACCGTTTTTATGCATCCTCTTATCATTCCTACTACCTCTTCACCAATCTCCGCCACCTGTTGATCCACATGAGAAAATAATTATGTACACAGAACATCTTATTATCTCGTTGAAACTTGACAGTAGCATAATCATCTCTCATTGAGTTGGTGAGAAAAGTGTCTGTGTAGATACATTGATTGAAGTTGGTCAGTTGATATATACCAGCATGAGAAAAGCAGGCGAATGGCGAACCCTGCAAATTGGGTCACGGAGCATGTCCGTGAAGAGAGAAAGCTTGCCACTGGGTCCAACTTCGCATATCCTTTCAACAGCTTCTACTCTCTCTGTGTCTCTATCAGGATCGAACTCTCTCACAGACAGCATAGGTTTTAACTCTTCATCCATCAGAAGAAAGGTAGGATATTCCTGTGGTGGTGAGAAATAAGATAGAAGAGATAGACGGCAGAAGGAAGTGCGAAGAACTATAGCAAGGGAAGGATAGAGTTTTATAGAGGAGTCTGAGAGTGAGGAAATTGCAGCTTTTTCAAGACTGATTAATAGTTACACTGTGCCATAAGCAAAAAACCTAAACTACCAAGGGTTCGAAATTTTAGAACCCAAACAGAGGCTGAAATGATTTGTATAGGTATGAATGAATTTGGAaagtcaataaataaaaaaaagaaagagaagagaaggggCTGTTTATTTAGATATTTCAGCTTCTATTATTCCTCCGCAGTTGCCAGGTACAACTCTTGTGGGCTTTAAATACTGAACTTTTGAGTTCttctttgttagtttatttttttcttggttttgttcattttcaatacatgattattttttagtttctcTCTCTAGAATCTACCACTTCCTTTTGCTTTCATTTCctattattcaattatatatactataactttaaaataatttggaaTATGTCTTTATCTATTCTTCCTTCCTCCATCTATTGTTTTTTCTATATTGGGgagacttttttttcttctgtttttggacttaacatttttaattttcttctttatgaGTAGCAATAATAATGACGGAAATGAATGAATAATATTGATTGCCAGAGGCAGGAGAAAAGGCAATGGGATGAATAAGTGGCGGCTATGACTGCGCAGTATTGTGGTGAtgttcttaatttaatttttaatcatttattttatacGGAAGGACGCGTTGCCATCATGACCCCATTTGTAATCATTACCTTTAATACTACTACATACTCTCACTTTCCTTACTATGTATGCATTACATAGAAGAACATacctgttttattttttttatttatagaaaacattaaaaatatttttaaaatataaaatcagttgtatttattttccatctgttttttttttatttatctctttaTTTTGCATCACATAATTTGATCATATATTCTAagacatttttatttatcaacaataaaatttttattttcatctttttattttgttttttcaaattaaacacGAGAAAAATTCTTATATACCTTGAATTATACGTATATTTTAACCTACGGTACATACACATTAGTGTGTGTGGAATGTTGTGAACTGTTTGCATGCATAGGATGCCAGCGATAATATCAATGTTGTATTCCCTTTCTACCAAACTATAGTGAAACCCCAACCAGCAACCTATTTAGTTTGTATTTTCTATCAACTTTTTCgatgaaattgaatttaatatatatttttaaaaatttatgttttaaattgtaaaattcaaAAGCGACATATCAGTACGTGATCTCTTACTTTTCTACACATATTATATGACGTAATCAtggtaaataaaattgaaattttaatatactaaatataatgattttcttatatattgtttaattattaatagaattaaattctaatttatttttgtttatttatgtattGTCGCAGTGACCATTGAACTGCAAAATCGATTCCTCTTACACTGCTCTGCTGTTAGTTGATTTTCTGAACACGATCGTGGCCGTTGATATCATTGTCTCTGAACCGACTGCTAGGATTTCTTTGCTCGTGAGCAGCAAAGATTCTCCTTACTTTTATCATACCACTGATTAAAG harbors:
- the LOC108334731 gene encoding probable N-acetyltransferase HLS1 — encoded protein: MDEELKPMLSVREFDPDRDTERVEAVERICEVGPSGKLSLFTDMLRDPICRVRHSPAFLMLVAEIGEEVVGMIRGCIKTVTCGKRLSRNGKHNANNTKHVPVYTKVAYILGLRVSPNQRRMGIGLKLVHRMEAWFRDNGAEYSYMATENDNLASVKLFTDKCGYSKFRTPSILVNPVFAHRARVSPKVTIISLSPSDAEVLYRRRFATTEFFPRDIDSVLKNKLSLGTFLAVPGGSYSSETWPGPDLFLSDPPKSWALVSVWNSKEVFTLEVRGASRVKRTLAKTTRVVDRALPWLRVPSIPDLFRPFGFHFMYGLGGEGPDAAKMVKALCGFAHNLAMEKGCRVVATEVSPNEPLRSGIPHWKMLSCDEDLWCMKRLGEDYSDGSVGDWTKSQPGMSIFVDPREV